The genomic region GTCCTTCTAGAGCCAGAGGGCCCCACTGCCAGGAGAGGCTCCCTGGTGGCCAGGAAAACGTTTGAATCTGGCAGCCCTGACTCTGGTACTTCCACTTGTTCTGGGATGTGGGAGTGGGAGGCCCATGGAGCACCTTTGTTTCTGGGAACATTCCCTCTACAGTAAGTGGGTCTGGTCTATCATTAGTCTttcagaatatcttttttttttttttggtgactaaATTCTGCCAACTTCCTGGTTTTTTATATTGCACTATAGTTATGTTGCCATTGGGGGAACCTGGGGGAAGAGTCCGTGgactttcctgttctttttttttttttttccaactcctTTTGAATCtataattcaaaatttaaagtgtgttgttaaaaatattttcaccacttccctggtggtccagtggctaagattccaaactcctaatgaagggggcctgggttcgatccctggtcagggaactagatcccacatggtgcaattaaagatcccccatgctgcaaataagacatggaacagccaaattaaaaaaaaaaaaaatcttttcagctTCCTTCCTACCATCAGGCCACCCCTGAGTCCGGGCTCTTATCACCTCCATCTTGGACTCTTGCAACCACTTCTTGGCTTTCCTTCTATCTTTATTTGGTCTTGACACACACATCCATAGAATCTCCAAGATACCAATTTTGATCTATCTTACCCTGAAATGACTAGCAGAACTAGCTAGTCTGAACTAGCTGAACTAACACTCAAGGCCCTCAAACACTTTTGCAATCTTCTTGTTTAGTTGccgagttgtgtccgactcttttgcgaccccacagactgtagcccgccagactcctctgtccatgggatttcccagggcaagaatactgaagtggattgccatttccttctccaggggatcttaccgaccaagggatcaaacctgcatctcctgcattggcaggcagattctttaccactgagccacctgggaagctaccgATTTTAcctgctactttttttttcttgcctgcaCTGCCTGGTTTGCCAAATCTTAGttaccagaccagggatccaacccatgacCCCTGCGATGGaaatgtgaagtcttaaccactggcctgccagggaattcccttaccggctttttattttactcataCCCTGCCTCCACAAAGCATCCTCCTGCTCAAGTCTTTGCTGAGGCTGTCCCACCCCCTAATTCCAGAactaccctttcccttctccattaaCAGTAGAAATCCACCTGAATTTCCCAATACTAAGACTTTCCCACCTGTTGAACGGGAATAATAATCGGACCCTTGCCTCCTTGAAAGGATCCAGTGTGATGACGGCTGGAATAATGCCGTTACTAACGATTATCAGTAAAGTAGTCAAGGGAAGGCCTGAGCCTGGACTACTCGGACTACATTTCTTGCCCCGCAACGCTTCCGCGATCACACAGCCTCAAAGGCCAGGCCCCGCCCTTCCGGGGGCCCAACGATCATGGCCCCGCCTCTGGAGACTCACCGACTACCAGGCCACGCCCCTCGGAACTGGACAGCGACCAGGCCACGCCCCTCGGGACGCACCAAACGGCCGGGTCCCGCCCCGCGTGCGTGCGCGTCCCCGCGTAGACGTGCAGGCGTCCGCCAGGCCAGAGGCTGAGGTGGCAGTGGCCCTGCAGACATGGAGCTGCCGCAGATGCCGGAGCTGATGGGCCTGTCGCTGTTGCTCGGGCTGCTGGCCCTCGTGGCGACGGCGGCGGTAGCGCGGGGGTGGCTGCGCGCGGAGGAGGAGACGAACGGCCGGTCCGCCGGTGAGTGTGGCGGGGACGGTTAGGGGCGACCCGCGAGACCTCGCTCCCCGGCCTCCTCGGGGGTCCGACCCACCGTTCCGGCCTGTGGGGGTGTCAATGACCCGCTCTCCCCGCCTCATTTTCTCCTCTATGACACGAGTTTCGCTTCCCGAGAGTAGGGGCCGCCTTGCCCGGCCCGTCGCGTCCCTTTGGGACGATCTGTTAGAACCTGGGTCCCGCGCGGCTGTGCGCTCTCTCCGTGGCCGAAACCAAGCCGCCTTCCCTCGGAGCACAGCTGAGAGGCCGCTCAGAAACTCTCCCGCGCGCTCCTTGTTCGTTATTTTATGAAAACggggaggaagggacagagaCATCCATTATGAACGCTCTGGTCTACCGACAAacagcatttattgaatgtttactatCTCCTGTAGGCTTTGGGGTCTTTGGGGAGTCCAATGTCGGGTAAAGAACGTCTGAAAATGTAAGTGGAAAATATAGTGTCGTGGGTTTCATAGATCAGTATTAGAATACTAGTACTAGCTCAGTACTAGTACTCCCACGGGTGGGAGTGGTCAACCCCTCTTTTGTCGGTGGCGGGCAGGGGTCAAGTAAAGAACCCTGAAGGTGGGGTCTTCAAGGATCTGTTTAATGGTTTGCCAGGACGGCCAAGAGAAGGAGAATACTCCTGGCAATAGCAATGTGCACGAAGCCGAGGAGTCCTGAAACAGCGTTTGGTTTGACTGTGATGTGAGAGGAGAGGAGTGGGCTTGTTAGACAAGGCTGAAGAGGCAAGCAGAGGGCAGATTTGCCTTTGTAACAGTAGCCTCCGGAGTTTTCTTCCTGTAAGAATTGAGCATCTGTAGCGATCTGACACATGCCCGCTTTCACCTGTCCTGATTCTCAATTAAATAAGCTATTTTATACAAAAATGACTGGCACCCTTTTCAGCACAGGGGACATGCTCAACACATGTTGACTACCTCTCATTGTTGGGTTCTCTCTGGGATTCCCTCTGAGCCTTTTTTAGTGCTTGTTTTGGGTACTATGCTTGTCATTTTGTATATATTATCTCACCCAATTCTCaacttttcttttagaaaagcCAAGGCCCAGAGCAATTAAGTAACTTAACCTGAGACCAGCGTCAGCAGCTTCTGCAGTGCACATTGTCCTTCACTTAGAGAGgtctggttaagaatctgctctCCACTGGCTTTTCAGTGAACCTACTGAGCCCGCCTGCCCAGAGAGGGCGCCTTCTCTAATGTGCAGTGAGGTGCTATGTGGTTATGTTACAGATACTAATAGCAAGCAGCCTCCCCAGGATCACTCAGTGATAGAGCCATAGTCCACACCCAGGTCTGATTCCAaagcttctgtttttttcccctgtatccCTCTCTCTTCTCGAGGACAGGGTCATCTCTTGTGCCTCTCCACTCAATGCCCGGCCAGTCATCGTTGGTCACTGAGTGCTCACTGAGCCAGTAAATGAATGGTTGACCTGGCCCTTCCTTATAGGCCAAAAAGCAAACGGATGCCCACCTGACAAGTCCTTGAAATCCAAGAAGCAGAAACCGCAACAGCGGATTCGCAAGGAGAAGCCTCAGCAACACAACTTCACCCACCGCCTTCTGGCTGCAGCATTGAAGGTACACGGGTACCCAGGCACCGCACGTATATATAGTCACGGCCCCGCAGACTTCTCCTTTGTAGGATTCTGTGCATGTTACAGACTCTTCTGCCTCTGACCCAGATCAGGGGGGACGCCCTGTCCCATCTCTTCTCCTGACATCCCATCAGCAGCTTGCTGTTGATCTAAGCAACAGGGCCCCTGAGTCATGGTTGCACGGTTTCCCGCATTTGCCCAGGGGGTTCCCGTTCATACTTGCTGCTGCCCTTGCCCTAGAGCCACAGTGGGAACATAACTTGCATGGACTTCAGCAGCAATGGCAAGTACCTGGCTACCTGTGCAGATGACCGTACCGTCCGCATCTGGAGCACAAAGGACTTCCTGCAGCGGGAGCACCGCAGCATGAGAGCCAACGTGGAGCTGGACCATGCCATCCTGGTGCGCTTCAGCCCTGACTGCAGGTGGGACAGGATGGAGCCCCAGGTGTTCCCGCAGAAGCCCTGACCCAGGCCTCGGTCCTTCCCATGCCTGGTTTGGGATAGTGAGGGGGCGACCCAGGGTCTTCCTTGTGGTGGCAGAAGGGAACATCCAGACAGCTTGAACACTGAGGCCCCCTGGAGGGTTATGCAGCTACCTAACAAGGAAGTAGAGTGGGGAAAATCTGTTCCTATTTGGGAAGTACCAAAGCCGACTGATTTCCAGATTAGTCTTGGAAGCTCTCATGGTTTTCTAAACCCTAGAGAGAAGCTAAAGGAGCCAGAACTATGAGAGTCCTAACCTTCTAAGGAGTTTTACGAGATTCTGAATTAAGGGTTGTGAGGCTGGACTCTAGGTCCTGAAAGGAGATCTTGATTTTCCTTAAAGCCTATCTATCATAGGACCTCACACAAACAGGTCTCCGTGTCTGAAGGAGTGAGAGACTTGTCTACTCCCTGTTTCTAGAGCATTCATTGTCTGGCTGGCCAATGGAGACACCCTCCGTATCTTCAAGATGATGAAACGAGACGATGGGGGCTATACTTTCACAGCCACCCCGGAGGACTTTCCTAAAAAGCACAAGGCACCCATTGTCAACATTGGCATCGCTGACACAGGTGAGAGGCATTCAGAGGATGGAGCTTGCCCCAGGCAAGAGGGAATGGACTGTTGTATTCACTGAAGGAGTGAATGCAGCCTGAGAGGTATGCTCAGTTCTGGTGTGACCAGAGGGACCTcgtctggacttccctggagtcCTGGGAGCCACAGCAAGTCCCCAGGAGAGGCAGATAATCACCATAGTCTTCAGTCATACCCTTATCTGTGGCCACCCTTGGTGCGGGAGGGAGCGTGATACGAAGGGCAGCAGACGCCTTCATAAGTCAGTGACCAGGTCATTGACCTCAGCTCATGTTACGCCCCCTCACTCCCAGGGAAGTTCATCATGACTGCTTCCAGTGACACGACCATCCTCATTTGGAATCTGAAAGGCCAGGTGCTGTCCACCATCAACACCAACCACATGAACAATACATATGCTGCTATATCCCCTTGTAGCAGGTAAGGAAGAGGGGAGTCTGGCATCAGATGTGGGCTGAGGTTGGAGCTGGGGGCTAGGGTGGAGAGAGAGTAGAGAGCCAACTTCGAGTAGCAGAAAGAGCAGGCATGTGAAATCAGGACACCTAGATTCAAGTCCTTAGTTTCTACTTCCTCATTTAAAGCATATAAAGGGTTGGGGCGGGGGTCCTATGTATCTTATAGCTGTGAGGATGAACTGAGGTCATGTATAAATGCACTTTTAAAAGACAGTGTTATTTAGATACATGACTATGAACCCTCTCAGGAAAGGGGTTTAGTGGATCTGCAGAAAAAACTGCccttaaaattaagttttaaaggaATCTGGGTTGTCTGGCAGGTTTGTAGCCTCATGTGGCTTCACCCCAGATGTAAAAGTTTGGGAAGTCTGCTTTGGGAAGAAAGGGGACTTCCAGGAGGTTGTGCGAGCATTTGAACTGAAGGGCCACTCTGCAGCCGTGCACTTCTTCGCTTTCTCCAATGACTCCCGGAGGTGAGCGAATCCTCTCTGATTTCTTACCAGTTTCTTACCAAGACTCCCAGCCCCTCTTGTCAACCAGGGGCCTCCAGCCATTCTCTGCAGCAGCTGTGCGGTGGGTGGGTTTTCCGGCCCTCAGCAGGAAGTAGACATATCAGTGGAATTGGCTTCCCAGCTAGCGTCCCCAAGTGCTGTCCCAGCGCCCTCCTGTCCAGGGTGTGTGAGGCTAGAGCCCTGACTTTCCATGCTGCAGGATGGCCTCTGTCTCCAAGGACGGCACGTGGAAACTGTGGGACACAGACGTGGAATACAAGAAGCAGCAGGACCCCTACTTGCTGAGGACAGGCCGCTTTGAAGAAGCGAGCACCGTGCCGTGCCGCCTGGCGCTCTCCCCTGATGCCCAGGTCTTGGCCTTGGCCAGTGGCAGCAGTATTCATCTCTACAACACCCGGCGGGGTGAGAAGGAGGAGTGCTTCGAGCAGGTCCACGGGGAGTGTATCAGTGACTTGTCCTTTGACATCACTGGCCGGCTTCTGGCCTCCTGTGGGGACCGGGCAGTGCGGCTCTTCCACAACACGCCTGGCTACCGGGCAGTAGTGGAGGAAATGCAGGCCCTCCTGAAGCGAGCCTCCAACGAAAGCACCCGCCAGAGGCTTCAACAGCAGCTGACGCAGGCCCAGGAGGCCCTGAAGAACCTGGGGGCCTTGAAGAAATGACTCTGGGAGGAGGGGCAGTAGGAAGGATCTGACCTGCTGCTGCCTCCACTGCTGCCCTTTCCCCAGTACTCCCCAGCTGGAAGCCTTTTGAAAGGAGTGTCCTGGTTTTCCTAATGGcagcttctctctccttttccccattGAAACTGTTCCAGCCTACTCAGATCTCTCTTCTTGCTGGTGGTGACTCCTGGCCTACTTGACGATCTCCCAGGCTAATGACCAaggtgcttttctttttcctgggccCAAGGGGTGGAGTCTGTCTTCACCAAGCACTGAGGAGAGTGGTAATTAGAAAAGAGAGAGCACATGGTCTTTGACCTTGGGGCAACACACCCTGCTATCCAAAGGAGCTTGTAATTATGGACGCAAAACCCAGGGAAGACCCGAGTGCTAACCAGCAGTCTTGCAGGGGTGGGAGACTGAGATTCCTTCCTATTCCAGAACTGGGGAGTGGCTCAGGGAAAGGCTGATCTTAACCCAGGCAAAGCGCCTAACTTCATCCCGAAGTAATTACGGGATTtcattctgtgcctcagttttcttatttgtcaaATGGAGAATAATTATCTTTTGACCTCCTTCCTAGATTTGGAAGAAAAGTGGAAAAGAGTCATAAACTCTTACTGTTGTCCAATATCATTTATTAACTACTGAGTAAACCTGGCACTCAAATAGGGCAGTTTGAATCTCTTGGGAAAGCTAAGTTTCTGGGATTTGATTGATAGTACATTTCATATCTCCTTCTGCCTTAAGTTGGGTAGAGGAATCACAGAATCCCAAGATAGGGCTCTTCTCTTCCAGGAGGTTATATCCTGTTTGAGGAGAACTTCTTTTCAGTTCATCCAACATTTGAGTGCTTATTCTGTGCCCAGAATAGCACGGACACTGGAGATGAATATGAATAAGACATGATTTCTGCCATCAAAGATGGCTGGTGGAAGAGAGGTACGCATGTCTGTGAAGTGTTTCTTGTTAGTTTACTCACAGCTGGAGAAGGCTGTTGTAAAAGTCAAGGCAAGAGAGAGGACTGAATCAGGACAGAGGCAATGGCGTTGAAGGGATAGATTGAATAGATGGGCTATTTAGAAGTTCACATTTTTGGACTTTGAGGACTGCTTGGATGGGAGAGGTAAGGGAAATGAGGAATCTAGGAAGACTTGAGCCTCAGCAAAATTTATCCAAAATAAATTCTTCCCTCTCCCTAAAACTTGGACCTCCCCTAATCACCCCCAACTCATATAAACATGTGAACAAAGCACAGCCATGGAGTTATCCTCAGTTACGCCCTTTTCTTCACTCCCTCTGCCCTACTACACGACTGCCATCCACCCCAGCAGAAAA from Odocoileus virginianus isolate 20LAN1187 ecotype Illinois chromosome 33, Ovbor_1.2, whole genome shotgun sequence harbors:
- the TBL2 gene encoding transducin beta-like protein 2 isoform X1, encoding MELPQMPELMGLSLLLGLLALVATAAVARGWLRAEEETNGRSAGQKANGCPPDKSLKSKKQKPQQRIRKEKPQQHNFTHRLLAAALKSHSGNITCMDFSSNGKYLATCADDRTVRIWSTKDFLQREHRSMRANVELDHAILVRFSPDCRAFIVWLANGDTLRIFKMMKRDDGGYTFTATPEDFPKKHKAPIVNIGIADTGKFIMTASSDTTILIWNLKGQVLSTINTNHMNNTYAAISPCSRFVASCGFTPDVKVWEVCFGKKGDFQEVVRAFELKGHSAAVHFFAFSNDSRRMASVSKDGTWKLWDTDVEYKKQQDPYLLRTGRFEEASTVPCRLALSPDAQVLALASGSSIHLYNTRRGEKEECFEQVHGECISDLSFDITGRLLASCGDRAVRLFHNTPGYRAVVEEMQALLKRASNESTRQRLQQQLTQAQEALKNLGALKK
- the TBL2 gene encoding transducin beta-like protein 2 isoform X3, which produces MMKRDDGGYTFTATPEDFPKKHKAPIVNIGIADTGKFIMTASSDTTILIWNLKGQVLSTINTNHMNNTYAAISPCSRFVASCGFTPDVKVWEVCFGKKGDFQEVVRAFELKGHSAAVHFFAFSNDSRRMASVSKDGTWKLWDTDVEYKKQQDPYLLRTGRFEEASTVPCRLALSPDAQVLALASGSSIHLYNTRRGEKEECFEQVHGECISDLSFDITGRLLASCGDRAVRLFHNTPGYRAVVEEMQALLKRASNESTRQRLQQQLTQAQEALKNLGALKK
- the TBL2 gene encoding transducin beta-like protein 2 isoform X2, with product MDFSSNGKYLATCADDRTVRIWSTKDFLQREHRSMRANVELDHAILVRFSPDCRAFIVWLANGDTLRIFKMMKRDDGGYTFTATPEDFPKKHKAPIVNIGIADTGKFIMTASSDTTILIWNLKGQVLSTINTNHMNNTYAAISPCSRFVASCGFTPDVKVWEVCFGKKGDFQEVVRAFELKGHSAAVHFFAFSNDSRRMASVSKDGTWKLWDTDVEYKKQQDPYLLRTGRFEEASTVPCRLALSPDAQVLALASGSSIHLYNTRRGEKEECFEQVHGECISDLSFDITGRLLASCGDRAVRLFHNTPGYRAVVEEMQALLKRASNESTRQRLQQQLTQAQEALKNLGALKK